From Rhodovastum atsumiense, a single genomic window includes:
- a CDS encoding nitrogenase component 1 has translation MGCEITNKKRAGVINPMYDCQPAGAQFAGIGVKDAIPLVHGGQGCSMFVRLLFAQHFKENFDIASTSLHEDSAVFGGNGRIREGVMVLAKRYPHLRVIPVITTCSTEVIGDDIEGTLNLCRQDLATEFPGREIHLVAVHTPSFKASQVGGYNECVQSLVKTLATRKTEPNGKLNVFTGWVNPGDTVLLKHYLHEMGVDATVLLDIEDFDSPMLPDKSIHTHGRTTVEDLQGLPNAAGSIALARYEGAGAAEYLSKEFGVPSVLTPTPYGIRNTDELLRNISRLTGKEIPESLVHERGIAIDALQDLAHMFFADKKVAIYGHPDLVMGLAEFCLEVELKPVLLLLGDDNSAYKKDPRLLDLKKRVDWDMEVVCNADLWELERRVTSGEIKPDLIMGHSKGRYVAIDNNIPMVRVGFPTFDRAGLYRHPTVGYRGAMLLGETIANALFAHMEYNKNKEWLLNTW, from the coding sequence ATGGGTTGCGAGATTACCAACAAGAAGCGTGCCGGGGTCATCAACCCCATGTACGATTGCCAGCCGGCCGGCGCCCAGTTCGCGGGCATTGGCGTGAAGGATGCCATCCCGCTGGTGCATGGCGGCCAGGGCTGCAGCATGTTCGTCCGCCTGCTGTTCGCCCAGCATTTCAAGGAGAACTTCGACATCGCATCGACCTCGCTGCACGAGGACTCGGCGGTGTTCGGCGGCAATGGTCGCATCCGTGAAGGCGTGATGGTGCTGGCGAAGCGCTATCCGCATCTGCGGGTGATCCCGGTCATCACCACCTGCTCGACCGAGGTGATCGGCGACGACATCGAAGGCACCCTCAATCTGTGCCGGCAGGACCTCGCGACCGAATTCCCTGGCCGCGAGATCCATCTCGTGGCCGTGCACACCCCCAGCTTCAAGGCCAGCCAGGTCGGCGGCTACAACGAGTGCGTCCAGTCGCTCGTCAAGACGCTGGCGACCAGGAAGACCGAGCCCAATGGGAAGCTGAACGTGTTCACCGGCTGGGTAAACCCGGGCGACACGGTACTGCTGAAGCATTATCTGCACGAGATGGGTGTCGATGCCACGGTGCTGCTCGACATCGAGGATTTCGACTCGCCGATGCTGCCGGACAAGTCGATCCACACCCATGGCCGCACCACGGTCGAGGATCTGCAGGGGCTGCCGAATGCGGCCGGTTCGATCGCGCTGGCGCGCTACGAAGGCGCCGGTGCGGCCGAGTACCTGTCCAAGGAGTTCGGCGTCCCCAGCGTCCTGACGCCGACGCCGTACGGCATCCGCAACACCGACGAGCTGCTGCGCAACATCTCCCGCCTGACGGGCAAGGAGATTCCGGAATCGCTGGTGCACGAGCGCGGTATCGCGATCGATGCGCTGCAGGACCTGGCGCACATGTTCTTCGCCGACAAGAAGGTGGCAATCTACGGTCATCCCGACCTGGTGATGGGGCTGGCCGAGTTCTGCCTCGAGGTCGAGCTGAAGCCGGTGCTGCTGCTGCTCGGCGACGACAATTCCGCCTACAAGAAGGACCCGCGGCTGCTTGACCTCAAGAAGCGGGTGGACTGGGACATGGAGGTGGTGTGCAACGCCGACCTCTGGGAACTGGAGCGCCGGGTCACCAGCGGCGAGATCAAGCCCGACCTGATCATGGGCCATTCGAAGGGCCGCTACGTCGCCATCGACAACAACATTCCGATGGTCCGTGTCGGCTTCCCCACCTTCGACCGGGCCGGCCTGTATCGTCATCCGACGGTCGGCTATCGCGGTGCCATGCTGCTTGGCGAAACGATCGCCAACGCTCTCTTCGCCCACATGGAGTACAACAAGAACAAGGAGTGGCTGCTGAACACATGGTGA
- a CDS encoding nitrogen fixation protein: MTQAATHLKVAVTTNSLINIDAGFADARQIVFYEVTRDGSAFVDAVNVATLLRKDPAPGESANDTPPVVTPKPGFGRNGGACQMAADLAADSASGDLLTARIKALSGCSILVTRGISDLAAVRCQDADIFPVKTERLHDIDSVLDRLQTLLAGRPPLWLRRALRDANGRAVPLDDQAL; encoded by the coding sequence ATGACCCAAGCCGCCACCCACCTCAAGGTTGCCGTGACGACCAACAGCCTGATCAACATCGATGCCGGGTTTGCCGATGCACGGCAGATCGTTTTTTATGAGGTGACCCGGGACGGGTCAGCCTTCGTTGATGCGGTGAACGTCGCCACGCTGCTGCGCAAGGATCCGGCTCCCGGTGAAAGCGCGAACGATACGCCACCGGTTGTCACCCCGAAGCCGGGCTTCGGGCGCAATGGCGGCGCCTGCCAGATGGCAGCGGATCTTGCCGCCGATTCCGCCAGTGGCGACCTTCTGACGGCACGCATCAAGGCGCTGAGCGGCTGCTCGATCCTGGTCACCCGTGGCATCAGCGACCTTGCCGCCGTCCGCTGCCAGGATGCCGACATCTTTCCGGTGAAGACTGAACGCCTCCATGACATCGACAGCGTGCTCGATCGCCTGCAGACGTTACTGGCAGGACGTCCGCCCCTGTGGCTGCGCCGGGCGCTTCGCGATGCCAACGGACGGGCAGTCCCGCTCGACGATCAGGCACTCTGA
- a CDS encoding sigma-54 interaction domain-containing protein codes for MARRMLAEPSRTQRSRTHQRMGCCRHRRRQPRNIPSESEYPPLPLDAHEIARARSTADGHVRPRKSTGAVSGMTDDSIAIEIDDFKDEFTGCSTGECRVSVLPILFQISQIITETEDLERALTLILGVMEDRMKIVRGMVSLYDREAETIFIHASFGLTEEQKQRGIYSLGEGITGRVVESGKAVVVPHIGKEPGFLDRTRSRMETAALDRTFFCVPILHAKKVLGTISAERVYASRRLLRQDVELLATIASMIAPAVELYLLENNDKVRLESENRRLRTALKERFHPSNIIGNSKPMMGVYELIEKVATTKATVLILGESGVGKELVANAIHYKGDSADGPFVKFNCAALPESIVESELFGHEKGSFTGAAGQRKGRFELADGGSIFLDEVGELSLPIQAKLLRVLQEKTFERVGGNQPIKVNLRVIAATNRNLPEMVQQGRFREDLYYRLNVFPITIPPLRERGSDVITLADHFVARIARQSGKDVKRISTPALNMLMSYHWPGNVRELENVIERSVILASGGVIHGYDLPPSLQTSQETGTSFGCGLDAKIQAVEYEMIVEALKAHKGNMSKAAEELGLTRRMLGLRMEKYKLSYKSFRKG; via the coding sequence ATGGCACGCCGCATGCTTGCCGAGCCTTCTCGAACTCAACGCTCTCGAACTCACCAGAGGATGGGCTGCTGTCGCCATCGACGGCGGCAGCCGCGGAACATCCCGTCAGAATCGGAGTATCCACCATTGCCACTCGACGCTCATGAGATTGCGCGTGCACGGTCGACAGCGGACGGGCACGTGCGGCCGCGCAAATCCACGGGAGCGGTAAGCGGGATGACAGACGACAGCATCGCCATCGAGATCGATGACTTCAAAGACGAATTCACCGGCTGCTCGACAGGCGAATGCCGGGTCAGTGTGCTGCCGATCCTGTTCCAGATCAGCCAGATCATCACCGAGACCGAGGATCTCGAACGTGCGCTCACGTTGATTCTCGGCGTGATGGAAGACCGCATGAAGATCGTCCGCGGCATGGTCAGCCTGTATGACCGCGAGGCCGAGACGATCTTCATCCATGCCAGCTTCGGGCTGACCGAGGAGCAGAAGCAGCGCGGCATCTATTCTCTCGGCGAAGGCATTACCGGCCGGGTCGTGGAATCGGGAAAAGCGGTCGTCGTGCCGCATATCGGCAAGGAGCCGGGATTCCTCGATCGCACCCGCAGCCGGATGGAAACCGCAGCGCTGGACCGGACCTTCTTCTGCGTGCCGATCCTGCATGCCAAGAAGGTGCTGGGCACCATCAGCGCCGAGCGCGTCTACGCCAGCCGGCGCCTGCTGCGCCAGGACGTGGAACTTCTGGCCACCATCGCCTCGATGATCGCGCCGGCGGTCGAGTTGTATTTGCTTGAGAACAACGACAAGGTTCGCCTCGAAAGCGAGAACCGCCGGCTGCGCACCGCCCTGAAGGAGCGCTTCCATCCTTCCAACATCATCGGCAATTCAAAGCCGATGATGGGTGTCTATGAACTGATCGAGAAGGTCGCCACCACCAAGGCAACGGTGCTGATCCTGGGTGAGAGCGGTGTGGGAAAGGAGCTCGTCGCCAACGCCATCCATTACAAAGGCGATTCGGCGGATGGCCCGTTCGTGAAGTTCAACTGCGCGGCCCTGCCAGAGAGCATCGTCGAAAGCGAGCTGTTCGGGCATGAGAAGGGATCCTTCACCGGAGCGGCCGGGCAGCGCAAGGGACGGTTCGAACTGGCCGATGGCGGTTCCATCTTCCTCGACGAGGTGGGCGAGCTCAGCCTGCCGATCCAGGCGAAGCTGCTGCGCGTGCTGCAGGAAAAGACGTTTGAACGGGTTGGTGGCAACCAGCCGATCAAGGTGAATCTGCGCGTGATCGCCGCCACCAATCGCAACCTGCCGGAAATGGTACAGCAGGGCCGGTTCCGCGAGGATCTCTATTACCGGCTGAATGTCTTTCCGATCACCATTCCGCCGCTGCGCGAGCGCGGCAGTGACGTGATCACGCTGGCCGACCATTTCGTTGCCCGGATCGCCCGGCAGAGCGGCAAGGACGTCAAGCGTATCTCCACGCCCGCGCTCAACATGCTGATGAGCTATCACTGGCCCGGGAATGTGCGGGAACTGGAAAACGTGATCGAGCGCTCGGTCATCCTGGCCAGCGGCGGTGTCATCCATGGCTACGATCTGCCGCCTTCGCTGCAGACGTCACAGGAAACCGGCACATCGTTTGGCTGCGGCCTGGACGCCAAGATCCAGGCGGTCGAGTACGAGATGATCGTGGAGGCACTGAAGGCGCACAAGGGCAACATGAGCAAGGCAGCGGAGGAACTCGGCCTCACCCGGCGCATGCTGGGCCTGCGCATGGAGAAGTACAAGCTCAGCTATAAGTCATTCCGCAAGGGATGA